TTCCCACTCGGTGTCGGCGACGATCGCGCAGGTGCCACACTCCACGCAGGGCTGGGTGTCGAGGCTGACGAGGGTCTCCTCGTCGCCGTTCGTCTTCACCCGTTCCGTGCGGTAACAGCCCCCGCCGAACTCCTCGGCGCTGACGGGACAGGCGTAGACCGCGGCTCCGCTGGCCTCGACCGATTCGTCGCGCAGTTCGATGTGGGGGTTCCCGACGTCGGTGTCGTAGGTGAGGTCGCCGATCCGCTCCTCGAGGCTCGGCGGCTCGGCGTCGTTCTTCCAGCGGATGCTCTTCCCGCGAGCCTCGCCGATCACCGTCGGCAGCGTCGTGTACCCGGTGCGGGTGTCGGGCAGCATCGACACCAGGAACGGCGAGTTGTACGCCCGCTCGAGGACGCGGTCGGCCACCGGGTTCCCGAGCGCGACGCGACCGAGCGGGGACTCGAGGACGCGATCCACCGCGTTCGTGACCGTCTCGCGCTCGCCGACGGGTCGGGTGAGCTCGTACTGTTTGGGGCGGAGCTTGGCCATCGTCCCCGAGTCCGCGAGCAGTTTCGCATAGCGACGTCCCGCAGCCTCGGGGTCGGCGTTACCCCGCGTGATCGCGAAGGCGTCGGCCGCCAGCGCCCCGGCGGTGACGGCGTGGTTCATCCCCTTGATGATCGGGCCCTGGGCCTGCATCTGGCCGGCAGCGTCCCCGACCAGCACCAGGCGATCCCGGTAGGGGTCGCGGTGGGCGACCTTCTTCGAGTCGGGGACGAGCTTCGCGGCGTACTCCCGCTCGTCGTAGCCGTCGCCGATCCAGTGGGCCATCACGGGATGGGTCAGCAGGGCGTCGAGCAGCTCGTGGGGCTCGGCCTGCTGGGCGACGAGGCTGTCGAGGTGGAAGACGGTCCCGATCGACAGCGACTCGGCGTTGGTGTACAGAAAGCCACCGCCGCGGACGTCCTCGAAGAGGTCGCCCGAGAACAGGTGGGCGACACCCTCCTCGTCGTCGATCCCGAACCGATGGTTGACCGCCTCGGGATCCATATCGACGACCGCCTTGACACCCTGGAACCACTCGTCGGGTTCCTCCCAGTCCATGAGCCCTGCCTCACGGGCCAGCTCGGAGTTGACGCCGTCGGCGGCGACGATCAGGTCGGCCTCGATCGGGTCCAGTTCGTCGCAGGTGACGCCGACGATCTCTCCCTCCTCTCGGAGGAGGCCGTTCACCCGCACGTTCGTCAGCACGCCACCGCCCGTCTCGCTGGTCTTCTCGTGAACCCGTCGCTGGAGCCACGAGTCCATCTTCCGGCGGAGCACGGCGTCACACCAGTCGGTGTCGTGCTCGTGGAGGTCGGTCAGGTCGTAGGTCTTGACCTTGTCACCGGCGATGTTGTGGATCCGGTAGTCGGTGACGGGACGTTCGGCTGCCTTCTCGCGGAAGCCGTCGAAGAGATCGTCGATCGTGTAGGGGGCCGAGTCCTCGGCGTAGATCAGCCCGCCGGAGACGTTCTTCGAACCCGCCTCGACGCCCCGCTCTAAGACGAGGGTCTCGACGCCGTGTTCCGCGAGTCTGGCCGCGGCGGCCGCGCCGCCGGGACCGCAGCCGACGACGACCGCCTCGTAGTGTTCGTGCTCGCTTCCGGCGCTCATCGGTCCTCACCCCCGCTCCCGTCGGCGACGGCCTCGAGTCGGGTTTCGCCGGATTCGACGGCCTCGGTCAGCCGGGGCAGCACCTCGAACAGGTCGCCCTCGACGAAGTAGTCGCTGAAATCCCGGATCCTGGCGTCGGGGTCGGTGTTGATCGCGACGATCGTGTCCGACTCGTCCATTCCGACCTTGTGCTGGACCGCTCCGGAGACGCCCGCGGCGATGTAGACGTCGGGCGCGACGACCTGTCCCGTCTCGCCGATCTGGCGTTCCTCCTTCGAGTACTCCTCGACGTGGCCCTCGAACTGGTAGGCCGAGGTGACGATCCCCCGCGTGATACCGAGTTCGGCGTCCTCGAAGGCGTCGACGAGGTCGAGTCCCAGCTCCATCCCGCGGGTAGGGTCGTCGGCGATCCCCCGACCCAGACAGACGATCACGTCGTGTCCGGTAAGGTCGATCCCGGCCTCGAGCCGGTCGTGCTCGGTGATCTCGACGCGGAACCAGTCGTCCTCGAGCTCCATGTCGTGTTCGATCACGAGCCCCTCCCGGTCGTCGTCGGGATCCATCGGCTCGAAACTGCCGGGAATGATCGATGCACCCTGCGGGTGGAAGTCCCGGCTCGGATTGTCCAGACAGAGGATCGTCGAGTACTCGAACCCCGAGAAGTCCGGGCGCTTCATGTGCAGGACCTTCTCGAAGGTCTTCTTGACGCCCGGTTCACCGGTCTTGACCGGGTTCGACACCTCGTTCTCCTCGATGTAGAGGTCCGAACAGTCCGAGGCGAGTCCGGAGTCGAGTTCGGCCTGGACCTTCGCCGAGAGGTCCCGTCCGTTGTTCGTCGCCGGGAACAGGATATAGCGGGGCTCGTCGTACTCGCGCCAGTCCGTGCTCTCGATCGTCCCCTGTCCGCGGGCCATGTGGGCCGCGATCTCGGTGTAGGGCTTGTGCAGGAACCGTTCCAGCCGCTGGTCGTCGTGGTAGACCGCGACGTCGGCGCCGTAGGCGATCGACTCCTCGGCCAGATCCTCGCAGTCCTCGCCCATCAGGAAGGCGACAACGCGCTCCTCGCTTCCATAGTCTTCCTCGAACTGGTCCATCAGCTCCCGGGCCTTCCCCAGCATCTCCCGCGAGACTTCGAGCAGCTCTCCCTGCTGGGTCTCGCAGAACACCCACATGTCGGCGTACTCGCCGCCGTCGAGCGCCCGGACGTGTTTCTTGTCCCGCGTCGGGTGAGAGAGCTCGTCGTCTTCGTCCTCCTCGTCACCCTCGCCGTCGTCCGCGTCCTCGTCGACCTCGTCTACCTCTTCGCCTTCCGCCTCGTCGCCGACGTCCTCTTTGGTCTCCTCGTACTCGCCTTCCGTCTCGGTTCCCTCCTCGACGCCGTCGCCGCCCGTCTCGCCGAGCTCCTCGAGGCGACGGTGGATCGCCTCGCGGGCGGTCTTGCGGTCCTTGCTCGCCTGTTCGGCTTCCAGTACCGCCTGCAGTTCGTCGACGTCCTCGAGGGTGTCGAGCTCTTCGCCCAGTTCCTCGGCCGTGTACTCGTCGGGATCGAGTGCCATCGTCAGTCACCCCCCGCGAACGGCTGTAGCTCCTCGAGGACGGGCTCCATCGCCGCCCCGTCTGCGGGATCGATCATCGTCGCCTCCCGCTCCGAGGGCGCCTTCGGGATCGGGTCGACCGAGGAAACGATCGTCGGCGAGCCGTCGAGGCCGATGTAGTCGGGATCGAGGTTCAGGTCGACGTGATCCCACGTCGTCAGGTGCTCGTCGTGCTCGGCGGCCCGCTCTTCGGTCTCGGATCGGAGGCGCTTGTGAGTCAGCCGGTGGGCGGCCTTTCGGTAGGTCGGCTCGAACTCCGGGTCGGTGACGACCGCGCAGGGAAGGGGTGCCTCAACGGTTTCGATCTCGTCGACGTCACCCTCGACGAGTCGCTTCGCCCGCAGTCGGCGCTCGTCGGGATCGATATCGAGCGCGATGACGTGGGTGACGATCGGCCAGTCGAGCGCCCAGCAGGTCTGGGGACCGGTCTGGCCGGTCTCCCCGTCGGCGGTCTTGAAGCCCGCGAAGACGAGGTCGACGTCGGCGACCTCCTCGCGGTATTTCTCGATCCCGGAGCTGACGGTGATCGCCGTCGCCCACGTGTCGGAGGCCGCGAGCTCCCGGTCCGACAGCAGGTAGCTGTCGTCGGCGTACACCGACTCCATTGCCTCCTGCAGGACGTCGCCGTATCCTGGCGGTCCCATGCTCATCGCGCTAACGTGGCCCCCGTGGCGCACCCGCGTCTGAAGCGCTGCCTCGAGCGCGAACGCGTCGTTCGGGTTCATTACCGTCGGCGTCTTCCCCCGTTCCAGGTGGCCGTCCTCGTCGAAGGAGACTGCCCCCTCCGAGAAGTCCGGCACCCCTTTCGTCAGTACGATCGATCGCACGATCTCACCCCTCTTTGGTAGTTGATCACTCGCACCATTCTCGACTGGTCCTAACGGAGCTGACACTATTAAGAATGCGGGGTCGGAATCGCCGGGAGAGAGACCGGTCCGAAACCCGTCCGAAACGACGGAAACCGTTCGGTCGAGGCGTTCGACGCCACGTGGAACGGTCGGCTCGTCGTTCTCAGTCGAGCGAGTCGCGATAGACGAACTTGTGAAGTACCGGGGGACAAGTGGTTCGAGAATCGTCGATCCTCGTGATCGAGCCCTACTCGAGATCGCGCTCGGTCGTCCGCATCGTGATCTCCCCGTCGGCCCGGATCGAGCCGTCGACCTCGGCGCCCGGACCCAGCTCGAGGTCGTGACAGGAGACGTCGCCCAGGATCCGCGCCCCGGGCTCGACGACGACGTCGCCGCTGCGGGTCGTCAGATCGCCGTGGATGCGGGTTCCCTCGCCGACCGAGACGTCCTCGCGGGCCCGCAGGCTGCCGAAAACGTTGCAGTCCTCGCCGACGTCGATCGACTCGGCGCGGATGTTACCGTGGAGCCGACAGCCGTCGCCGATCGTCGCGGGCGTCGAGACCCGCCAGGCGTCGTCGCTCACCGTCGCGTTGCGGGGGACGATCAGCGGGTCGGGAGTCGGCTCCGCGTCTTCGTCTTCGTCCTCGTCGTCGACGAGCTGGGAGACGAGCCGCTGGGCGGCGTCCTCCTCGCCGATCAATAGGAGCTGTTTGAGGTAGACGAACAGAAAGACGATCGTCGGCATCGGGTTCCGGATGACGATCCAGCCGTTGGCCTCGAACCCCTCGTCGATCTCGACGTCGTCACCGATATCGAGGTCGCCGGCGACTTTCATCTCGCCGCCGATGTGAACGCGCTCGCCGATGTAGGCGTCCTGGCCGACCAAGACGTTGTCGGCGACGTCACACCACATGTCGAGCCGGCAGTCGGCCTCGGCCTCGATATCCCCGCCGAACTCGACGCTCTCGCCGGCGAGGACGTTCCGGCCGCGGACGCCGAACTCGACGGTCGAGCGGGCGCCGACCAGCACGTCCCCGTCGGTCTCGAGGGCGACTTCCTTGGCTTCGGTCCCGTCGGGGACGACGAGTTCGTCGAGCGGATCCCTGCGAAACGCCACGTTCGCAACCAATACGAGCGCCGGGTAATAAATCTCGCGCGATTCGGCCGCGGGCGCTGCGGCGGTCGAGTGCGTGCGACCACAGGCGTCCGGTTTTTATCGGGGGATCGCCTACGGTGGGGTATGACGACGCTTGCGTTCGACGACGAGGGTGTCGACGTCGTGTACGAAGGCACCGAGTTTCGCCTCGAACGGGAACTCATCGAGGAAGCCACCGAGAAGTCCTACTACGACGTGACCGACCACGAAGTGCTGAAGATCGTCGCCGAGCAGCCGAACCTGCAGGGCGAACCCCGCCGCGTCGGCGACATCCTCCCGAAGAACTGACGCGTTCGGCGCCGATCGCGTTGCGGGTCCTCGCGGCGTCCGCGTTTCGACCGGCAGCGACGGATACCCGTCGGCAGCGACGGCTACCCGTCGTCTCCGTAGCGGGTTGCCGCGGATTCGAACCCCAGCTCCGCCCGCTCGCGACTCCGTCGGCCCTCGAGTTCGGCGATCGCCTCCGGATCCGGGCTGGCGTCGTCGTCGATCCGCGCCCACGAGGAGTGGACCTTCGAGTGACACCACCGACAGAGATAGACCGTGATCTCGTGGGAGAGCTCGTCGGTCCCCGCGTCGGCGTCGCCGTCCTCGCTTGCCGAGTCGGTCTCGTCGGCGTACGAGAGGTGGTGCTCCTCGAGCAGCGGGCGCTCGTCGTCGTGGGCGAGTCGCCTCTCCTCGAGGCCACAGCGGACACACTCCCGGTCGCGGTTTCGCGACCGGAAGTGGGGACAGTCGGCCGGTGTCTCCTCACGATCGGGGTCGTGGACGGGACAGGCGTACTTCTCGGCGGCCCGTTCGCGGGCGAACGAGGGATCGGCGTCGGGACGCTCGAAGGCGTACCGACACCGCCCGTCGTCCGTGCAGTGGTCACAGACGCCGGCGAACGCGTAGGGGTCGTCGACGCCGACGGACGTTCCTCGCGGCGTTTTCTCCATCGCTGTCCCGTTGGCGAGCGCGACGTTTCAACCTCTCGCCGATTCGAACTCACCGCTCGAGCTCGACGGGAAGCTTTTGTCCTCGCAGCGGGCACTCGAGGTCGTGCGACTGCGCCATCATCCGCAAACCGGCGCCGCCCGCCAGCTGGCCGCGACCGTTGAGACGGCCGACTCCGCGCTCGCTCAGCTCCGCGGACTCATGTTCCGCCGTTCGCTACCCGACGGATACGCGCTGGCGTTCCGGTTTGGGTCGGTGCGGTCCCGCGACGTGCACATGCTGTTCGTCTTCGTCCCGCTCGACGTGATCTGGGTCGTCGACGGCGTCGTCGAGCGCGTCGAACGGCTCCGGCCCTGGCGGGGGATCGCCCGCAGCGAGGCCGACCTGCTGCTCGAGCTGCCCGCCGGAGCGGCCGACGGCGTCGAGTCCGGCGACGAGCTGGTCCTCGAGCCGACGTGACTACTCGACGATCTCGAGTCTGCCGTCGACGACCCGGACGTCGAACAGCGCCGTCACCGATCTATCGAACCCTTCGCGATCGCGGTCGATCCGTCGGAGGACGACCGCGACGTCGACGAGCTCCGTGCCGACGTCTTCGAGAGCCGTACAGACGGCCTCGATCGTGCCTCCCGTCGAGAGGACGTCGTCGACGAGGATGACCCGATCGCCGGCCTCGACCCCGTTCAGGAAGAGCTCGCTCTCGCCGTAGCCGGTCTCCTGGTGGATCGCGACCTCGTCCGGGAAGCCGTAGGAGCGCTTGCGGACGACGACGAACGGGACACCGGTCGCCGTCGAGAGCGCCGTGGCGTGGTGGATCCCCATCGCCTCGGGCGCGACGAGGACGTCGACGTCCTCGAAGTCGATCCGTTCCCGGAAACCGTCGACGACGGCCTCGAGGACGTCGGGTTCGACGAGCGGAACGCCGTCGGTGACGCCGTGGACGAAGTAGTCGTAGCCGTCGCGGTCGACGACGGGCGCCGCGCGGAGCGACCGTGCGAGCGGCTCCAGCGTAGGGTCCATGGCCTTGCTACGGCAGGGTGCCCGATGGTCGTTCGGGTCCGTGCGTCGTTCGAGTCGTGCGTCGAGGGGTGACACCGACGGGGCGGGTGCAGATGGTGCCGTGACCGGCGGGGTTAAGTCGCTCTGTCCGAATAGACTGTGGTACGATGGCACGAGATTCGTTCTCAACGCCGGAGTCCGAGGATAGAGGAAGTCGGGGCAACCCGGCTGGGCGCGAAATTCCAGGGCGGAAATAACCCTTCCTTCGTGACTACGACTCCGGAGCAGACGATCGCAGCCGACCGTACAGTGCGCCTTCTCGATACGACGCTTCGCGACGGCGAACAAGCCCCGGGTGTCTCGCTTTCGCCCGACGAGAAAGTCGAGATCGCCCGTGGGCTCGAGCGAGCCGGCGTCGCCGTCATCGAGGCCGGCAGCGCCTGTACCGGCGCGGGCGAACGACAGGCGATCTCACGGGTGACCGATCTCGACCTCGACGCCCGCGTGACGAGCTTCTGTCGGGGGATGAGAGGCGACGTCGACCTCGCGCTCGAGTGTGACGTCGACGGCGTCCATATCGTCGTCCCCGCCAGCGACCGCCACGTCGAGGGGAAGGTCGGTACCTCCCGCGAGGACAACCTCGCGAAGACGGCCGACCTCGTCGAGTACGCCACCGACCACGACCTGTGGGTCGAGGTCATCGGCGAGGACGGCTCCCGGGCCGATCTGGACTACCTCGAGGAGCTGATGGGGACGGCTCTCGATGCGGGCGCCGATCGAACGTGTTTCGCCGACACCGTCGGCCATACGGGTCCCGAGCGCACCGCCGAGGCCGTCTCCCGGCTCGCCGAGCTCGGCCCCGTCAGCGCCCACACCCACGACGATCTGGGTCTGGGCGTCGCGAACGCGATCTCGGCGGTCTCCGCGGGTGCGGATCTGGTCCACTGCACCGTCAACGGACTCGGCGAGCGGGCCGGTAACGTCGCCCTGGAAGAGGTCGCGATCGCGCTGGCACACGTCTACGACGTCGAGACCGCCGAACTCGAGGAGCTGTACGACCTCGCACAACGGGTCTCGCGGGCAACGGGCGTGCCGCTACCGCCGAACAAGGCCGTCATCGGCGAGAACGCCTTCACCCACGAGAGCGGGATCCACACCGACGGGACCCTGAAGGACGACAAGATGTACGAGCCCTACGCGCCCGAGACGGTCGGGCGCGAGCGACGGCTCGCACTGGGGAAACACACCGGGCGAGCGGGCGTCACGGCGACCCTCGAGGAACACGGCGTCGAGGCCGACGACGACGAGGTCGCCGAAATCGCCACCCGCGTCACCGAGCTCGGTGACCGCGGTCGCCGCGTTACGGACGCAGACCTGCTTGCGATCGCCGAGGACGTCACGGGCGACGACCGCGAGCGCGTCGTCGAACTGCTGGACCTGAACGCGACCAGCGGGGGTGCGGTCCCGACCGCGAGCATCCGCCTCGCGGTCGAGGGCGAGGAGCGGGTCGCCAGCGGCACCGGCTCCGGCCCCGTCGACGCCGCCGTCTCCGCGGTTCGGGAAGCGCTGGGTTCGATGGCCGACGCCGAACTCGAGTCCTACCACGTCGACGCCGTCACCGGCGGGACCGACGCCGTCGTCACCGTCGAGGTGACGATGGTCCGGGACGACCGCTCGGTCACGGTCGCCCGCAGCGAGGCCGACATCACGCGAGCTAGCGTCGAGGCGATGGTCGACGCGCTCGATCGGCTGCTCGGACGGGACACGCAGCCGCTCGCACCGGCCGACGACTGAGACGGGCTGCCGTCTCGAGTAGCCGGCGCGACCGCAGGACGGCCCGTAGGCTCCGGAACCGACGGACAGTAGTCCGTGCGAACGTCGGCACGACTCTGTTTTCAGTGGAAGAGGTGGCGATCGAGCACGCCCCAGGGGTTGAACAGGTAGACGCCCGCGAGAAAGAGTGCGAAGACGAGCACGAACAGCTGGAGTACCGCGTCGATCCCGAGCGACGTCACCGGGTACAGCATGTACGCGATCAGCGCCGCGACGGCGATCCACAGCGTTCCGACCGCGACGCGCTGGCGGAGTTCCATACCGGGAGATTCCCCTCGAGCAGTATGAAGCCCTCGAAGGCCGTCCTCACAGCGAGAGGTCGGTGTCACCGACCGTCCCCTCGTCGAGGACGTCCTTGCGATTGTCGACCTGACCGACGTCGTCGTAGGCGACCGGTCCGGGAACCTGCTCGGCGTCCGGCCCCGGCTCGTTGCCGATGTAGAGAACGTTCGGCTGGGTGTTGTACTCCTCGAGCAGCCTGAACGTCGAGTCGGCGGTGCCGTACTCCCCCTGCAGGAGTCGCTCGGCTTCCTCTTCGGTCAGGCCGTCGTCGTCGTCCTCGTCGGCGGGCTCCTCCTCGCCCTCCAGGATCGCGATGGCGTCCTGGAGCTCCTCTTCGTCCGGGTCGTGCTCGATAGCGCGGGCGAGCGCGACGTTGTCGGCGTACTGCTGGGGATCGCTCTCGGGATCGTTCATGTCGCCGAACTGGATCGCCCCCGGCGGGCAGGCGTCCTCGCAGGCGGTGGTGCCGACCATCTCCTCGCCCATCTGGCCGTCCTGACGAGGGGGATCGAAGACGCATTTCTCCATGACCCCGCGCGGCCCCCGGCCGCTGACCCAGCGATCGCGCTGGTCGTACATCATGTCCTCGTCGAGTTCGTCGGAGGGTGCGTCGGTCTCGGGCTCGCCCCACTGGAAGTAGTTGACACCGTAGGGGCAGGCGACCTGGCAGTACCGACAGCCGATACAGACGTCGTAGTCAGTGAGTACGAGCCCGCCCTCGTCGCGGGTGTGTCGGGCCGTCGTCGGACACACCTTCTCGCAGGGCGCGTCGGTACAGTGCTGGCAGGGCCGGATCAGGTAGTTGAAATCCCGCGTCCCCTCGAAGTCGTCGGCGTCGGGCGACTCGACGATTCCGTCCTCGTAGGCGATGATATACATCCAGTTGGCCCCCTCGTTCCAGTTGTGCTCCTGGTTGCACGCGACCACACAGGAGAGACAGCCGTCGCAGGTCTCGAGATCGAGGGTCATCCCCCACTGGGTCCCTTCCTCCTCGTCGGCGCCCGGTGCACCCGCCTCCTCGTCGTCATCCTGAGCGGCGAGTGGCTCCCCGCCGTCGTCGGTGCTCGCCCAGGCGCCGAACCCGACGGCCGCGGCGCCGGCCCCCATCTTCTTCATCGTCTCGCGACGGGAGTCCTCGCCGTCGCCGCCGAAGCGCTCGAGCATTCCTGAAAGCGTCCCCTTCGCCTCCTCCCTGGCGTTCTCGTAGGCCTCCTTCGTCGGCCGCCGGTCCTCGCCGAACTCCTCGAGGACGTCCTCGTGATACTTCCCGTGGAACTCGGCCTCCGAGAGCTCACCTTTCGTGACCCGCATGGCGTCCTCGGCCATCGCCATCCCGAGATCCGCGTCGTACTCGGTGTCCTCGAGCATGGCCCGGAAGTCCTCCTCGGCGGCGTCCCCGAGGGGGTGGAACGGATCGCTCCCGAGGCCGTCCTCGTCGGAGCTCATTGCGGTCGCTCACCTCGTCTCGTCGCCGGGACTGTGTTACTGTTTGACACCATGTTCGTTCGGGGATCCCTCCCATAGCTGCGGAAATAAAGCGGTTCCCTGCGAGCGATGGCGACTCATATCAGGGGTGGGGATCGGTAGGAACGTCGAACGGTCGTCGAATCGGGACGGTATCGGGAGGAGAGTCCGAGAGTCGCGACTGGTGTGCGTACCGCTCGAATACTGCATACCGCCACAAAAGCGCCGAGGTTGTCTTGCAGCAACGGATAGCTCGCGCCGCTACGCGTCGCTCAGCGGTTTGTTGCTACAAAAGCGCCGAGAGGGTGATTTGAACCACGGTCGTTTCGCTCGCTGTGCTCGCTTCACTCCCTGGTTCAAACTCCGCTGTATCGTTTTCGGCAGCACAGACGACTCGCTCCGCTCGTCGTGTTGTGCTGCTGAAAAGCGCCGAGAGGGAGATTTGAACTCCCGAGTCCGTGAGGACAGCAGATTTCGAATCTGCCGCCTTGGCCGGGCTAGGCTATCTCGGCTCACTCCTACCTACCGCGGTGACGTTTTTATCGGTTTCGAATCGTCGCGCCGTCTGGGAATCGATGGCGTACGAACGTGACAGTCGAGGGGAAAAGCGTTTGCCCCGCGCCTCCGAGGTCGACGGCATGGACGTCACCCAGGCAAGCCGCGAGTGTTCGACCGTCCTCGAGGAGATCGGCAACGCCGTCGTCTGCGATCGCGACTTCCTTGAGGACGTCCTCGTCGGCGTCGTCGGACGGGGTCACGTCCTCCTCGAGGACGTTCCCGGCACCGGCAAGACGCTGACGGCCCGCAGCGTCGCGACGGCGCTCGGGCTCTCCTTCTCCCGGATCCAGTTCACGCCCGACCTCCTGCCCGCGGACGTCACCGGCACCCACGTCTTCGACGAGCGCGAGCGACGCTTCGAGTTCGCCGAGGGGCCGATCTTCGCCAACATCGTGCTGGCCGACGAGATCAACCGCGCGCCGCCGAAAACCCAGGCCGCCTTGCTCGAGGCCATGGAGGAGGGTCAGGTCACTGTCGACGGCGAGACCCGCCAGCTGCCCGCCCCCTTCTTCGTCATCGCGACCCAGAACCCCGTCGAGCAGGAGGGCACCTTCCCGCTCCCCGAGGCACAGGTCGATCGGTTCCTGATCAAGACGTCGATGGGGTACCCCGACGCCGAGGGTGAGGTGGAACTGCTGCGACGGCGCGCGAGCCGGGAGGCGGGGAGCCCGACCGTGGAGACGGTCCTCGAACCGGAGCGGGTCGACCAACTCCGGGCGGTTCCCGAGGCGGTCCGGGTCGAGCCGGACCTGCTCGAGTACGTCGCGACCGTCGCTCGCGAGACCCGCACCGACGGCCGCGTCGAGGTCGGCGTCTCCCCGCGTGGCACCCAGCGGCTGTTCGAGGCCGCCCGCGCGTACGCGGCGCTGGTCGGTCGGGAGTACGTCACGCCCGACGACATCAAGCGGGTCGCAGAGCCCGTCCTCGCTCATCGGCTCGTTCTGACTCCCGACGCGACGGTCAACCGGGTCGAAAAGGGCGCAGTCGTCGCGGACGTCCTCGAGAGCGTTCCGGTGCCGACGGTCGACTGATCGGAGTCGCACTCGGACTGTACCGGTTTTGCAGGCTGTCGAGGCGAATGCCCGGGGCTTGACCCCGAGGCGGTTCACCGCCTCGGTCGGTCGACGGCGTCTTCGGAACGGTGTCGGGCGGGACGGCTACCCCGTGTTCTTCATCCCCGCCGCGATCCCTTTCACCGTCAGCCGCAGGGTGCGCTCCTCGATGTCGGTGCGGTGGGTGCGATCGAGCAGGTAGACCTGCAGCAGGTTCAGCGGGTCGACGTAGGGGTTTCGTCGCTCGAGGTTCTCGCCGAGCCAGTCGCGGGTGTGAAGCTCCTCGCGCCCGCCGATCGTCGTCACCAGCTCGGCCGCACGCTCGTACTCCTCGCTCAGCCGCGGGAAGAACCGATCGCGGAGGTCGGCGTCGGCCATTCCCGCGTAGGTTTCGGCGATCTCGAGTTCGGTCCGGGACAGCGAGAGCGCGGCGTTGTCCAGCGTCGTGCGGAAGAACGCCCACTCCTCGTACATCTCCTGGAGGGTCTCCTCGGAGCCGCCGTCCTCGAGGTAGGCGTCGATCCCCGTCGCCAGGGCGTACCAGCCCGGCAGGATACACCGCGACTGGGTCCAGGAGAACACCCACGGGATCGCCCGCAGGTCCTCGACGGTACGCTCGCCGGATCGCGAAGCAGGTCGCGAGCCAAGATCGAGGTCCTCGATGACGGTGATCGGCGTCGCCTGCTCGAAGTACCGGACGAACCCTTCGCTCTCGAGGAGGTCGCGGTACTCTCGGCGAGCGGTGTCAGCCATCGTCTCCATCGCTTCGATCCACTCCTCGTCGATGTCCTCCTCGGGCTGCTCCTCAGCGTAGAGCCGGGCCCGGAGCTGGGCGTTTAACATCTGCTCGATGTTTCGCTCGGCGATTCGGGGGTTGGCGTACTTCTCGGCGATCGCCTCGCCCTGCTCGGTGAACTTCACCTGGCCCGTCACCGTCGAGTTCGGTAGCGCCAGCAGCGCCTCGTTCATCGGCCCGCCGCCCCGCGAGATCGACCCCCCGCGAC
This genomic window from Natronococcus occultus SP4 contains:
- a CDS encoding FAD-dependent monooxygenase, with amino-acid sequence MSAGSEHEHYEAVVVGCGPGGAAAAARLAEHGVETLVLERGVEAGSKNVSGGLIYAEDSAPYTIDDLFDGFREKAAERPVTDYRIHNIAGDKVKTYDLTDLHEHDTDWCDAVLRRKMDSWLQRRVHEKTSETGGGVLTNVRVNGLLREEGEIVGVTCDELDPIEADLIVAADGVNSELAREAGLMDWEEPDEWFQGVKAVVDMDPEAVNHRFGIDDEEGVAHLFSGDLFEDVRGGGFLYTNAESLSIGTVFHLDSLVAQQAEPHELLDALLTHPVMAHWIGDGYDEREYAAKLVPDSKKVAHRDPYRDRLVLVGDAAGQMQAQGPIIKGMNHAVTAGALAADAFAITRGNADPEAAGRRYAKLLADSGTMAKLRPKQYELTRPVGERETVTNAVDRVLESPLGRVALGNPVADRVLERAYNSPFLVSMLPDTRTGYTTLPTVIGEARGKSIRWKNDAEPPSLEERIGDLTYDTDVGNPHIELRDESVEASGAAVYACPVSAEEFGGGCYRTERVKTNGDEETLVSLDTQPCVECGTCAIVADTEWEHPRGGKGVEFREG
- a CDS encoding electron transfer flavoprotein subunit alpha/FixB family protein, whose amino-acid sequence is MALDPDEYTAEELGEELDTLEDVDELQAVLEAEQASKDRKTAREAIHRRLEELGETGGDGVEEGTETEGEYEETKEDVGDEAEGEEVDEVDEDADDGEGDEEDEDDELSHPTRDKKHVRALDGGEYADMWVFCETQQGELLEVSREMLGKARELMDQFEEDYGSEERVVAFLMGEDCEDLAEESIAYGADVAVYHDDQRLERFLHKPYTEIAAHMARGQGTIESTDWREYDEPRYILFPATNNGRDLSAKVQAELDSGLASDCSDLYIEENEVSNPVKTGEPGVKKTFEKVLHMKRPDFSGFEYSTILCLDNPSRDFHPQGASIIPGSFEPMDPDDDREGLVIEHDMELEDDWFRVEITEHDRLEAGIDLTGHDVIVCLGRGIADDPTRGMELGLDLVDAFEDAELGITRGIVTSAYQFEGHVEEYSKEERQIGETGQVVAPDVYIAAGVSGAVQHKVGMDESDTIVAINTDPDARIRDFSDYFVEGDLFEVLPRLTEAVESGETRLEAVADGSGGEDR
- a CDS encoding electron transfer flavoprotein subunit beta/FixA family protein; translation: MRSIVLTKGVPDFSEGAVSFDEDGHLERGKTPTVMNPNDAFALEAALQTRVRHGGHVSAMSMGPPGYGDVLQEAMESVYADDSYLLSDRELAASDTWATAITVSSGIEKYREEVADVDLVFAGFKTADGETGQTGPQTCWALDWPIVTHVIALDIDPDERRLRAKRLVEGDVDEIETVEAPLPCAVVTDPEFEPTYRKAAHRLTHKRLRSETEERAAEHDEHLTTWDHVDLNLDPDYIGLDGSPTIVSSVDPIPKAPSEREATMIDPADGAAMEPVLEELQPFAGGD
- a CDS encoding polymer-forming cytoskeletal protein, whose amino-acid sequence is MAFRRDPLDELVVPDGTEAKEVALETDGDVLVGARSTVEFGVRGRNVLAGESVEFGGDIEAEADCRLDMWCDVADNVLVGQDAYIGERVHIGGEMKVAGDLDIGDDVEIDEGFEANGWIVIRNPMPTIVFLFVYLKQLLLIGEEDAAQRLVSQLVDDEDEDEDAEPTPDPLIVPRNATVSDDAWRVSTPATIGDGCRLHGNIRAESIDVGEDCNVFGSLRAREDVSVGEGTRIHGDLTTRSGDVVVEPGARILGDVSCHDLELGPGAEVDGSIRADGEITMRTTERDLE
- a CDS encoding DUF5800 family protein, with protein sequence MTTLAFDDEGVDVVYEGTEFRLERELIEEATEKSYYDVTDHEVLKIVAEQPNLQGEPRRVGDILPKN
- a CDS encoding DUF7097 family protein, which encodes MEKTPRGTSVGVDDPYAFAGVCDHCTDDGRCRYAFERPDADPSFARERAAEKYACPVHDPDREETPADCPHFRSRNRDRECVRCGLEERRLAHDDERPLLEEHHLSYADETDSASEDGDADAGTDELSHEITVYLCRWCHSKVHSSWARIDDDASPDPEAIAELEGRRSRERAELGFESAATRYGDDG
- a CDS encoding DUF192 domain-containing protein gives rise to the protein MRLRHHPQTGAARQLAATVETADSALAQLRGLMFRRSLPDGYALAFRFGSVRSRDVHMLFVFVPLDVIWVVDGVVERVERLRPWRGIARSEADLLLELPAGAADGVESGDELVLEPT
- the hpt gene encoding hypoxanthine/guanine phosphoribosyltransferase, whose protein sequence is MDPTLEPLARSLRAAPVVDRDGYDYFVHGVTDGVPLVEPDVLEAVVDGFRERIDFEDVDVLVAPEAMGIHHATALSTATGVPFVVVRKRSYGFPDEVAIHQETGYGESELFLNGVEAGDRVILVDDVLSTGGTIEAVCTALEDVGTELVDVAVVLRRIDRDREGFDRSVTALFDVRVVDGRLEIVE